One window of the Camelina sativa cultivar DH55 chromosome 1, Cs, whole genome shotgun sequence genome contains the following:
- the LOC104699148 gene encoding protein LURP-one-related 6-like: protein MKAVVSKLHCSSMEEVMVVRRRPHVVNGGGFVVTDCKEKIVSKIDGCGVLGSKGELVLRDGDGNDLLLIHKKGGVVQALSIHNKWRGYSYDYQGSPKPIFTLRDPKHSCFSIIGSIRISVQPGNCYFDVRGYFPDRDCSIIDSTGNAIAQVKEWVGSRDIYKVVIKPSVDKVFVFGVLAVLDYIYGESTSC, encoded by the exons atgaaagcaGTGGTGAGCAAGTTGCATTGTTCCTCGATGGAGGAGGTGATGGTTGTGAGACGGCGGCCACACGTGGTTAACGGTGGTGGCTTCGTAGTCACAGATTGCAAAGAGAAGATCGTTTCCAAGATCGACGGTTGTGGAGTTCTTGGCAGCAAAGGCGAGTTAGTTCTCAGAGATGGTGATGGCAACGATTTGCTTCTCATCCACAAAAAg GGAGGAGTGGTGCAGGCTTTGAGCATTCATAACAAGTGGAGAGGTTATAGTTACGACTACCAAGGAAGTCCTAAACCGATTTTCACATTAAGGGATCCCAAACACTCTTGCTTCTCCATAATCGGTTCAATCCGAATCTCAGTCCAACCGGGGAATTGCTACTTTGATGTAAGAGGATATTTCCCGGATAGGGATTGTAGCATCATTGATTCCACGGGAAATGCCATTGCTCAGGTTAAAGAATGGGTTGGGAGCAGAGATATATATAAGGTGGTGATAAAACCAAGTGTGgataaagtttttgtttttggagtacTCGCGGTTCTTGACTATATCTATGGTGAATCTACAAGTTGTTGA